One window of Isachenkonia alkalipeptolytica genomic DNA carries:
- a CDS encoding ABC transporter permease, whose translation MERLTNTMKKFSLGGKVALGVLTSFLILAVFAGLLTTHPHEIPSGPGLVPPSGDHFLGTDDLGIDLWAQLVYGTRISLLVGLSTALISVALGGSLGIIAGYYGGGVDEKIMALVDMMLVVPQLPTMVVLGGFFGPSIVNIVLVLSLFSWARPARMVRSRILSLKEEPFINIAKSYGGGIFYITRKHFMPEIFALLMVSFIRLISRAVVAEAGLSFLGLGDPTNKSWGLILNHALGFRGIYFTDFWKWWVISPLLFIILLVLSVSFISKEVENIYLGR comes from the coding sequence ATGGAACGACTAACAAACACAATGAAAAAGTTTTCTCTTGGTGGAAAGGTGGCCCTGGGGGTGCTAACAAGCTTCTTGATACTGGCAGTCTTTGCCGGGCTTTTAACAACCCATCCCCATGAAATCCCATCCGGGCCTGGTCTGGTACCCCCTTCCGGAGACCATTTTCTGGGAACCGATGATTTGGGTATTGACCTATGGGCGCAATTGGTTTATGGAACCCGGATCAGCTTGCTTGTAGGATTGAGTACCGCTTTGATTTCCGTGGCCCTCGGTGGCAGTTTGGGGATTATCGCCGGATATTACGGCGGCGGTGTCGATGAAAAAATCATGGCCCTGGTGGATATGATGCTGGTGGTGCCCCAGCTTCCGACGATGGTGGTGCTGGGAGGGTTTTTCGGACCGAGTATTGTGAATATTGTTTTGGTCCTCAGCCTTTTTTCCTGGGCTAGACCCGCCCGGATGGTTCGTTCAAGAATTCTTTCCTTAAAGGAGGAACCCTTTATCAACATCGCCAAAAGTTATGGCGGGGGGATTTTCTATATTACAAGGAAGCATTTTATGCCGGAAATCTTTGCCCTCTTAATGGTCAGTTTCATTCGACTGATCAGCCGGGCGGTGGTTGCGGAGGCAGGGCTTTCTTTTTTGGGACTGGGAGACCCCACCAACAAAAGCTGGGGACTGATTTTGAACCATGCCCTGGGCTTTAGGGGAATTTATTTTACGGATTTTTGGAAATGGTGGGTGATCTCTCCCTTGTTGTTTATTATCCTGTTGGTACTTTCGGTATCCTTTATCAGCAAAGAGGTTGAAAATATTTACTTGGGAAGGTGA
- a CDS encoding ABC transporter permease: MKPNRRKMKLSQYAVTILLILTLNFFLPRLMPGDPFTVLSADEGEVHTTYSEEDIQRYRAYYGLDRPLVHQYASYMIGILQGDLGYSIQFKQDVGTVIFNRLPWTLFLVGISVGLSALIGVFFGVISGYKKNTGIDQFLYSFFITLSEIPGFMIGLLLLFFFGAYLNLFPLSGGMTHFRDYASRGEQILDILHHSLLPITALTITGMGGFYLIARNTMVSIIDKPYMMMAKAKGLSRTRILFYHGLKNAFLPIVTRIFLSFGQAMGGALLVENVFNYPGIGRLMREAVTLRDYPLIQGVFIFMTLFVLSMNYLSDVIYKRLDPRVI; encoded by the coding sequence CTTTTTGCCCCGCTTGATGCCCGGGGACCCCTTCACCGTGCTCTCCGCCGATGAGGGAGAGGTCCATACCACCTATTCCGAAGAGGATATTCAGCGATACAGAGCCTACTATGGCCTGGACCGTCCCTTGGTCCATCAATACGCCTCTTATATGATCGGGATTCTACAAGGGGATCTGGGCTATAGCATTCAGTTTAAACAGGATGTGGGCACGGTGATTTTCAATCGTCTTCCCTGGACCTTGTTTTTGGTGGGCATTAGCGTGGGGCTCAGTGCATTGATTGGTGTGTTTTTTGGAGTAATTTCCGGTTATAAAAAAAATACCGGAATTGATCAGTTTTTGTATTCCTTTTTTATCACCCTTTCGGAGATTCCCGGGTTCATGATCGGTCTTTTGTTATTATTTTTCTTCGGTGCCTATTTAAATCTGTTTCCCTTATCCGGAGGGATGACCCATTTTCGAGACTACGCCTCCCGGGGAGAACAGATCCTGGATATTCTCCATCATTCCCTACTGCCCATTACGGCCCTTACCATTACCGGTATGGGGGGATTCTATCTGATTGCAAGAAACACCATGGTATCCATCATTGACAAACCCTACATGATGATGGCAAAGGCAAAAGGCTTGAGTCGTACTCGAATTCTTTTTTATCACGGGTTGAAAAATGCCTTTCTTCCCATTGTCACTCGGATTTTCTTAAGCTTCGGGCAGGCCATGGGTGGAGCCTTGCTGGTCGAGAACGTGTTTAATTATCCGGGCATCGGAAGGTTGATGCGAGAGGCGGTAACCCTTCGGGATTATCCTTTAATTCAAGGGGTGTTTATTTTTATGACTTTGTTTGTATTGTCGATGAACTATTTATCCGATGTGATATACAAAAGACTGGACCCTAGGGTGATATAA